The genomic region ATCCTTCTTGAGCTCTTGCATCTCTTCGAAGGCGGGAGATTCCTCCACGGTGCGGCGGATGAAGTAGCCGACGATGATCAGCACGACCGAGGAGAGGAAGGGGATGCGCCAGCCCCAGGCGAGGAACTCCTCTGTGGTTAAGATGCTGGATAAAATCAGCATGAAGATGGTGGCTAGCGCCATGCCCGTGGGCACACCGATTTGTGGGAAGGCGCCGAAGAATCCGCGGCGACCGTGTGGGGCGTGCTCCACGGTCAGCAGTGCGGCACCGCCCCATTCGCCGCCAGCGGACATGCCTTGCAGGATGCGCAGCAGCACCAACAAGATGGGGGCGGCGATGCCGATGGCGTGATAGGTCGGCAAAAGCCCCATCAACATGGTGGCTGCACCCATGCCCAGCAAGGTGATAACAAGTACGGGTTTGCGGCCCATGCGGTCACCGAGGTGACCGGCTAAGACTGCGCCGAGCGGGCGGAAGAGGAAAGAAATACCCAGCGACGCCCACGAGATGATCTGGGCCAGCGAGGGGTTCGCATTGCTGACGGGGTCAAAGAACTGTGCAGCAAAAATGAGTCCTGCTGCTTGGGCGTAGATGAAAAAGTCGAACCATTCAATGGTGGTTCCAACCATGGAACCGGCAAGCACGCGTTTGTGTTCAGCGGTCATGCCTGCGGTTGGTGGTTGTGGTGGGTTATAAGTTGTAGAAGCAGTCATGTCCTACAAACCTCCGGAATTTCGGCGACAGAGTGTCGGTGGGTCAGTGTCGTCGTCATCAAACGCCTAAGCGCCCGGGGACGTCGTGGGGGAATTAGTGGTTTTCTTTCGGGCGGTTATCAACAAGGCGCTTGGCCTTGCCGTCGCCGCTGGCAACTTGGTCTTGCACAACAACTTCGACGGAGATGCCGATGCGTTGCTTGATCTGCTTGCCGAGCCATTCGGTGGAATCTTCCACGTCATTTTCCGTGGATTCCGGATCGCGCTCGACCAACAAGGTCAGGTGATCGAGGCGGCCCTTCTTCGACAGCACGCACTGGTAGCGAGGACGCAGGCGGTGGTCTTCGGTGATGATTTCTTCGAATTGGGAGGGGAAGCAGTTCACACCGCGCAAGATGATCATGTCGTCATTGCGTGCGGTAATGCGGTCGAGGCGGCGCATCGAGCGAGCCGAGCCCGGCAAGATGCGGGTCAGGTCGTGGGTGCGGTAGCGAATAATTGGCAGCGCTTCCTTGGTCAAGGTAGTAATGACCAATTCGCCGTATTCGCCATCAGGGAGTGGTTCCAGGGTCTCTGGGTGCACGATTTCGGGGTAGAAGTGATCCTCCCACACCGTTAAGCCATCTTTGGTTTCGATGCATTCTTGCGCCACACCTGGGCCCATGACCTCAGACAGGCCATAGATGTCGGTGGCATCGATGCCAAAGCCTTCTTCCAGCTCGTGGCGCATGCCTTCGGTCCAGGGTTCAGCACCGAAGACGCCAACGCGCAAGGAAGTCTCGCGCGGATCCATGCCTTCTTTCTTCATGCGATCTAACAAGGTGAGCATGTAGGACGGGGTGCCCAAGATGGCATCGGGCTGGAAGTCGTGCATGAGCTGGATTTGACGCTCGGTTTGGCCACCGGAGGTCGGAATGGCGGTGGCACCTAGTGCCTCAACGCCGTAGTGCGCGCCCAGGCCACCGGTAAACAGGCCGTAGCCGAAGGTCACCTGGACTTTATCGGAAGGGCGCAGGCCACCGGCGCGGAAGGAGCGGGCCACCAATTCCGACCAGACCTTAATATCGTTGTGGGTGTAGCCCACCACGGTGGGGCGGCCGGTGGTGCCCGAAGAAGCGTGGATACGCGCAATTTGGTGCTGTCCTACCGCAAACATTCCGAAAGGGTATTCGGCGCGCAGAGTGGACTTGTCAGTAAATGGGAACTTCGCCATATCGGAAAGTTCCTTGAAGTCATCTGGGTGCACGCCAACCTCGTCGAACTTACGGCGGTAGTGAGGCACGTTGTAGTACGCGTGGCGCAGCTCGTTTTTCGCGCGCTGGGTTTGCAGCGCGATGATTTCATCGCGTGATGCGTACTCAATGCCCATCTGGGGGCCGTTATTATCGGAGAAGATATCAATTGTGGCGGTCAAGTTAATGCCTTTCTAACCGGGAAGTCTGGGGGTCCACACCCTTGAACCAGATATTCCCACTGGCTGTGCAGAGATCTAGAATGTCATCTGAAATTTTTGCCACAGCGCGATCTTGGGATTCAAGATGTCGCAGACTCTGACCAGATGTCCGCGCGCAGCGCCCTGGGTGGCTGAAATTCACTTACTGACTTACCAATCGGTCAGGTAAATCATGAATGAAGCGTACTAAGAGTTTGTGTTAGGTGCAACACAATTCAAAATCTTTTTTAGCCACATCGCATTTTCGCGCGGAAAACCCCAGCGCTTGATAGCAAACGCGCACCCCGGTACCCCCCGATACCCTTACCCTCGTTCGGGACTAGCTGTGCGCAGCGCCGCCGAAAAGCAGTACCTCAGCATGGCGCGCAATCTCCCCCGGCGAGAGTCGCCCGCCGGGTTCATACCACTCGACTACGGAGTTGACGGTGCCGAACATCAAGCGTGTAAGCACGCCGGTATCTAAATCAGAGCGTACTTCTCCGGCGACCTGGGCGGCATCGATAAGCGGAATGACACGACGGGTTAATTCCCGACGCCGTTGCAAGGCATGTTTTTCCACCTCGGAATTTCCGCGCAGGCGCAGCAGCAAGGTGACAGATTCCTGGTCAGCGCACAGCACTTCGATGGAACCGCGAATCAGCGCGCGAACCTTCTCCCCCGCCGACATATCGCTCTCCGCCGCTTCTTGAAGCACGGCATCAAGGGCGTCTTGGGCACGGGTGACCGCAAGTTCTAAAATCCCCTCTTTCGAGGAGATGTGGTGATACAACGCAGACTTAGAAATACCCAGCACGCTGGCGACATGGCCCATGCTGGTGGCTTCGTAGCCGCGTTGGTTAAATTCGCGCACGGCCGCGTCAATGACGTCGTCGCG from Corynebacterium ammoniagenes DSM 20306 harbors:
- a CDS encoding TetR/AcrR family transcriptional regulator; this encodes MGRVNPPVNIQTSTHRGRPGYSRDDVIDAAVREFNQRGYEATSMGHVASVLGISKSALYHHISSKEGILELAVTRAQDALDAVLQEAAESDMSAGEKVRALIRGSIEVLCADQESVTLLLRLRGNSEVEKHALQRRRELTRRVIPLIDAAQVAGEVRSDLDTGVLTRLMFGTVNSVVEWYEPGGRLSPGEIARHAEVLLFGGAAHS
- a CDS encoding AMP-binding protein; protein product: MGIEYASRDEIIALQTQRAKNELRHAYYNVPHYRRKFDEVGVHPDDFKELSDMAKFPFTDKSTLRAEYPFGMFAVGQHQIARIHASSGTTGRPTVVGYTHNDIKVWSELVARSFRAGGLRPSDKVQVTFGYGLFTGGLGAHYGVEALGATAIPTSGGQTERQIQLMHDFQPDAILGTPSYMLTLLDRMKKEGMDPRETSLRVGVFGAEPWTEGMRHELEEGFGIDATDIYGLSEVMGPGVAQECIETKDGLTVWEDHFYPEIVHPETLEPLPDGEYGELVITTLTKEALPIIRYRTHDLTRILPGSARSMRRLDRITARNDDMIILRGVNCFPSQFEEIITEDHRLRPRYQCVLSKKGRLDHLTLLVERDPESTENDVEDSTEWLGKQIKQRIGISVEVVVQDQVASGDGKAKRLVDNRPKENH
- a CDS encoding MFS transporter, whose product is MTASTTYNPPQPPTAGMTAEHKRVLAGSMVGTTIEWFDFFIYAQAAGLIFAAQFFDPVSNANPSLAQIISWASLGISFLFRPLGAVLAGHLGDRMGRKPVLVITLLGMGAATMLMGLLPTYHAIGIAAPILLVLLRILQGMSAGGEWGGAALLTVEHAPHGRRGFFGAFPQIGVPTGMALATIFMLILSSILTTEEFLAWGWRIPFLSSVVLIIVGYFIRRTVEESPAFEEMQELKKDSSAPLAVLFKNHWATVLKCALIFAANNAIGYFVIAYFISYGTKYIGYERTDALAVALAGAAAWLVSTLYFGKLSDRVGRKRTFLIGYIFLAIWSVPMWLLVDTGNVAMFYLAVIVVGFLLGPTYGPMCALFAEMFPVKVRLSGVSIGYAIGSIIGGAFAPMLAEILYTTYNTSMAIAAYCVVITIISLIGVLLVPKGIQDKDLHV